One Drosophila subobscura isolate 14011-0131.10 chromosome U, UCBerk_Dsub_1.0, whole genome shotgun sequence DNA window includes the following coding sequences:
- the LOC117901763 gene encoding carnitine O-acetyltransferase codes for MRALLNGERYLNLFRNYQRFYSQNKIMLPHKCLYESARKTLQSKSEQSIKIPASHRPFSWKARPVHNPDLISTICSVRRASGKCKGPAKDPPKERPPSFCKPTESEPPCSKDPPPGKKAAPFRQSTSPPMNKECKKTEEKLPCPKKEPRKEKKKPKDAATKDLAPKATVPKDAAPKPTAPKDSAPQATAPKVAPSKTAPTKDASPKSSAIPPPPPPPPPGVPVNKATSQAPPVRAEPSSSKPPPPPPPPPARKIPPAMPTPAATKPAITQYKSAMPTSPSPCEKPPKPKDEEKKPKGPPKKESSPKVKKEKPKEVPNPCMLAFMERNRLGDKKPPRGGCYAGTSSRKEGTRSRGKASPKKGPSSGGKPSAKEGQAKPTPKEGQSKSSSKARPTAGGKPAPKEGASSGGKPSAKGPARPAGKSSGTGPASPAGKPASSPTVSKKMATAANVQPKVTAPPAPPPEPKAKTPPKPPPPPPPPFVKPSPSQSTQAGGDQCHCEANTSQLLCQPVVPLKDTIQRYLCSIQPLLKPEEFPEEYKLTIEFQDGEGAQLQKLLEDVAKYSTNWLTPRWTNAAYLGYRAPVTIFSSPCLTLPMQKFETNRDYMLYTAKVIYGMCEFKELVDNNGIPVVKMCCHDLDNSQFRKIFGTVRKPGRFCDTIEQYPESQYVVVIHRNNFFKLPVYGADCKIAHVHNVADQLGSILHCPMERGEPIGLLTHDNRDNWGEAYTYLCGSEGNNESIVHAIEQSLFIVCLDDRVEVPEHGASAVLAAQLLHGGGGHQNSANRWMDKTIQLIVNPNGMAGFCYEHAPADCQPLAMLMDYVQGKITQPNYGCECCSNSKLQAATVLCFDPLNQCTDLYLCEAKRNIDKICSRLQLHVFKYECHGKEFIKAQGLNADSYIQMALQLAYYNLHGEMPAQYESAHLLMFEEGRTETVRSTSRESSAFVKSMTCWPGTNNRRLLALRTAVDSHQELTKLALQGRGVDRHLLGLQQMAKENGLPMPKFFQSKGFVKSVSFQVFSSQVPSRYESFMAYGPLIANGYGCCYNPRSKDMIFSISAWGSNKETDPVLYGKAIEKALNTMRRLIIQTGGDRVGENVCKCADERPTK; via the exons ATGCGAGCCTTGTTGAATGGTGAAAGATATCTAAATTTG TTCAGAAATTACCAACGTTTCTATAGCCAAAACAAGATCatgctgccacacaaatgCCTCTACGAGTCGGCCAGAAAGACACTTCAGTCCAAATCGGAGCAGAGTATCAAGATACCAGCATCCCATAGACCGTTCAGCTGGAAGGCGAGACCTGTCCACAACCCAGACCTAATCTCAACAATCTGCAGTGTGAGAAGAGCGTCTGGCAAGTGCAAGGGTCCCGCTAAAGATCCGCCCAAGGAGAGACCGCCCTCGTTTTGCAAACCAACTGAAAGCGAGCCACCGTGTTCGAAGGATCCCCCACCAGGCAAGAAGGCAGCTCCGTTTCGACAATCTACGTCACCGCCAATGAACAAAGAGTGTAAAAAGACTGAGGAGAAGCTGCCGTGTCCCAAAAAGGAACCTCgcaaggaaaagaaaaagcccaaagatgcagcaacaaaagatttGGCCCCAAAAGCCACTGTCCCTAAAGATGCAGCACCCAAACCTACTGCCCCCAAGGATTCTGCACCACAAGCCACTGCACCCAAAGTAGCTCCAAGCAAAACTGCTCCCACCAAAGATGCATCACCCAAATCATCTGCAAttcctccaccgccaccgccaccgcctcctggAGTACCTGTAAATAAAGCAACGTCTCAGGCACCCCCAGTTAGAGCTGAACCATCATCATCCAAGccccctccaccaccaccgcctccgccaGCCAGAAAAATACCTCCAGCAATGCCTACCCCTGCAGCTACAAAGCCAGCAATCACACAGTACAAATCCGCAATGCCCACTTCCCCCAGTCCCTGTGAAAAACCtccaaaaccaaaagatgAAGAGAAGAAACCGAAGGGTCCCCCCAAGAAGGAATCGTCCCCGAAAGTAAAGAAAGAGAAGCCAAAGGAAGTTCCAAACCCGTGCATGCTGGCATTTATGGAAAGGAATCGTCTCGGTGATAAAAAGCCACCTAGAGGAGGCTGCTATGCGGGTACGTCCTCACGCAAAGAAGGAACTCGTTCTCGAGGCAAGGCATCACCCAAAAAGGGACCCAGCTCTGGAGGCAAACCCTCTGCCAAAGAGGGACAAGCTAAACCCACCCCCAAAGAGGGACAAAGCAAATCCTCATCCAAAGCAAGACCCACAGCTGGAGGAAAGCCCGCTCCCAAAGAAGGAGCGAGTTCGGGAGGCAAACCTTCAGCCAAAGGGCCAGCCAGGCCCGCGGGAAAGTCCTCAGGCACAGGACCAGCCAGTCCAGCCGGAAAGCCAGCCTCTTCTCCGACAGTCAGCAAAAAAatggccacagcagcaaatgtCCAGCCGAAAGTCACGgctccaccagctcctccaccagaacccaaagcaaaaactCCTCCAaagccgccaccaccaccaccgccgccttTCGTGAAACCCTCGCCCAGCCAGTCCACCCAAGCCGGAGGCGATCAGTGCCACTGCGAGGCAAATACATCGCAGCTACTCTGCCAGCCGGTGGTGCCGCTGAAGGACACCATTCAGCGATATCTGTGCAGCATACAGCCGCTCCTGAAGCCCGAAGAATTCCCGGAGGAATATAAGCTAACCATCGAGTTCCAGGATGGCGAGGGTgcgcagctgcagaagctgctggaggatgtgGCCAAGTACAGCACCAATTGGCTGACTCCACGGTGGACAAATGCCGCCTACCTGGGCTACAGAGCGCCGGTTACCATCTTCTCGAGTCCCTGCCTGACCCTGCCCATGCAGAAATTTGAAACTAATCGGGACTACATGCTGTACACGGCCAAGGTGATCTATGGGATGTGCGAGTTCAAGGAGCTGGTGGACAACAATGGCATACCCGTGGTGAAGATGTGCTGCCACGATCTGGACAACAGTCAGTTCAGGAAGATCTTTGGCACGGTACGCAAGCCGGGACGCTTCTGCGATACCATCGAACAGTATCCAGAGTCGCAGTATGTGGTGGTGATCCATAGAAATAAT TTCTTCAAGCTTCCCGTTTATGGTGCGGACTGCAAGATTGCTCATGTCCACAATGTGGCTGACCAACTGGGCAGCATTCTGCACTGTCCCATGGAGAGGGGCGAGCCCATTGGCCTGCTCACCCACGACAATCGCGACAACTGGGGCGAGGCGTACACTTATCTCTGCGGCTCTGAGGGCAACAACGAGTCGATTGTCCACGCCATCGAGCAGTCGCTCTTCATCGTCTGCCTGGATGACCGCGTGGAGGTGCCCGAACATGGCGCCAGTGCCGTGCTTGCTGCACAGCTCCtccatggcggcggcggccatcaGAACAGCGCCAATCGCTGGATGGACAAGACGATCCAGCTGATTGTCAATCCGAATGGCATGGCCGGCTTCTGCTACGAGCATGCACCCGCCGACTGCCAGCCACTGGCCATGCTCATGGACTATGTGCAGGGGAAAAT AACTCAACCAAATTATGGCTGTGAATGCTGCAGCAATTCCAAGCTGCAGGCAGCCACCGTACTCTGCTTTGATCCACTCAACCAATGCACGGATCTGTACCTGTGCGAGGCAAAGCGGAATATTGACAAAATCTGCAGCAGGCTGCAGTTGCACGTCTTCAAGTACGAGTGTCACGGGAAAGAGTTCATCAAGGCGCAGGGTTTGAATGCGGACAGCTACATACAGATGGCCCTGCAGTTGGCCTACTACAATCTGCACGGGGAGATGCCGGCCCAGTACGAGTCGGCACACCTGCTCATGTTCGAGGAGGGACGCACGGAGACCGTACGCTCCACCTCGAGGGAGTCCAGTGCCTTTGTCAAATCCATGACCTGCTGGCCGGGCACCAATAACAGGCGTTTGTTGGCTCTCCGCACCGCAGTGGACTCCCACCAGGAGCTGACCAAACTCGCTCTGCAGGGACGTGGCGTTGATCGACATCTGTTGGGGCTGCAGCAAATGGCCAAGGAGAATGGTCTCCCGATGCCCAAGTTCTTTCAGTCGAAGGGGTTCGTCAAGTCGGTCAGCTTCCAGGTGTTCAGCTCCCAGGTGCCCAGCAGATATGAATCCTTCATGGCGTACGGGCCACTGATCGCCAATGGCTATGGCTGCTGCTACAATCCACGCAGCAAGGACATGATATTCTCCATCTCGGCATGGGGCTCCAACAAGGAAACCGATCCAGTGCTCTATGGAAAAGCTATAGAGAAGGCCTTGAATACGATGCGCAGACTGATCATCCAGACGGGCGGTGATCGAGTGGGCGAAAATGTCTGCAAATGCGCAGACGAAAGACCAACCAAGTAG